From a region of the Streptomyces tirandamycinicus genome:
- a CDS encoding DMT family transporter produces MRAKNSATPAGPIAAADTALRGTEERAVPPADATAPPVRSGARQGTLLASLGVVAFSLTFPSTVWGLESFGPWSLVALRSVLAAVVAGGFLLALRVPLPERRHLAPLLVVAGGVVVGFPLLTTLALRTTTASHAAVVVGLLPLTTAAFAAVRTGRRPSRTFWAAALTGAAVVLAFTLGRNGGALSEGDLYLFAALLVCAAGYTEGGRLAALMPGWQVIGWALVLCLPLGAAAAVFALMAEPVRLSVQGVGGLLWVAAGSTFFGLYVWYRGMAAIGIARASQLQLAQPLLTLVWSVLLLAEPLSPAAPVAAVAVLVCIAVTQRARV; encoded by the coding sequence ATGAGAGCCAAGAATAGCGCTACCCCCGCCGGGCCGATAGCAGCCGCCGATACCGCCCTCCGCGGCACCGAGGAGCGGGCCGTCCCTCCGGCGGACGCCACGGCCCCGCCGGTCCGGTCCGGGGCCCGGCAGGGCACCCTGCTCGCCTCGCTCGGGGTGGTCGCCTTCTCCCTGACCTTCCCGTCCACCGTCTGGGGGCTGGAGTCGTTCGGGCCCTGGTCGCTGGTCGCCCTGCGGAGCGTCCTGGCGGCCGTGGTCGCGGGAGGCTTCCTGCTCGCCCTGCGGGTACCGCTGCCCGAGCGGCGGCACCTGGCTCCGCTGCTCGTGGTCGCGGGCGGGGTGGTGGTCGGATTCCCGCTGCTGACGACCCTCGCGCTGCGGACGACCACCGCGTCGCACGCCGCGGTGGTCGTCGGTCTGCTGCCGCTGACCACCGCCGCCTTCGCCGCGGTACGCACCGGCCGGCGGCCGTCCCGGACGTTCTGGGCGGCCGCGCTCACCGGCGCGGCGGTCGTGCTGGCGTTCACCCTGGGCCGGAACGGCGGCGCCCTGTCGGAGGGGGACCTGTACCTCTTCGCCGCGCTCCTGGTCTGCGCCGCCGGTTACACCGAGGGCGGCCGGCTGGCCGCGCTGATGCCGGGCTGGCAGGTGATCGGCTGGGCCCTGGTCCTGTGCCTGCCGCTCGGCGCCGCCGCGGCGGTGTTCGCCCTGATGGCCGAACCGGTCCGGCTGAGTGTGCAGGGTGTGGGCGGGCTTCTCTGGGTGGCCGCCGGATCGACCTTCTTCGGGCTGTACGTCTGGTACCGCGGCATGGCGGCCATCGGCATCGCCAGGGCCAGCCAGCTGCAGCTCGCCCAGCCGCTGCTCACCCTCGTCTGGTCGGTGCTGCTTCTCGCGGAGCCCCTCTCCCCCGCGGCTCCCGTGGCCGCCGTGGCCGTACTCGTGTGCATCGCCGTCACCCAGCGGGCGCGCGTCTGA
- a CDS encoding 3-hydroxybutyryl-CoA dehydrogenase has product MAGVSRVGVVGCGQMGAGIAEVCARSGLEVKVAETTGEALEIGRTRLCNSLAKAAERGKISEEEHQATLERLSFTTDLGEFADRDLVVEAVVENEQVKTEIFQVLDQVVTSRDAILASNTSSIPLVKLAVATSRPDQVVGIHFFNPAPVQKLVELIPALTTSEETIKRSEAVVEQVLGKHAIRAQDRSGFVVNALLIPYLLSAIRMFESGIASREDIDNGMELGCAHPMGPLKLSDLIGLDTVASVADSMYAEFKEPLYAAPPLLQRMVDAGRLGRKTGSGFYTYS; this is encoded by the coding sequence GTGGCCGGCGTATCCCGCGTCGGAGTGGTGGGCTGTGGCCAGATGGGCGCCGGCATCGCGGAGGTGTGCGCCCGCAGCGGACTCGAGGTCAAGGTCGCCGAGACCACCGGCGAGGCCCTGGAGATCGGCCGGACGCGGCTCTGCAACTCGCTCGCGAAGGCCGCCGAGCGCGGCAAGATCAGCGAGGAGGAGCACCAGGCGACGCTGGAGCGGCTGAGCTTCACCACCGACCTCGGGGAGTTCGCCGACCGCGACCTCGTCGTCGAGGCGGTCGTGGAGAACGAGCAGGTCAAGACCGAGATCTTCCAGGTACTGGACCAGGTGGTGACCAGCCGGGACGCCATTCTCGCCTCCAACACCTCGTCGATCCCGCTGGTGAAGCTGGCCGTCGCGACCTCCCGCCCCGACCAGGTCGTCGGCATCCACTTCTTCAACCCGGCACCGGTGCAGAAGCTCGTCGAGCTGATCCCCGCGCTGACCACCTCGGAGGAGACGATCAAGCGCTCCGAGGCCGTGGTCGAGCAGGTGCTCGGCAAGCACGCCATCCGCGCCCAGGACCGCTCGGGCTTCGTGGTGAACGCGCTGCTGATCCCGTACCTGCTCTCGGCGATCCGGATGTTCGAGTCGGGGATCGCCAGCCGCGAGGACATCGACAACGGCATGGAGCTGGGCTGCGCCCACCCGATGGGCCCGCTGAAGCTCTCGGACCTGATCGGCCTGGACACGGTCGCCTCGGTGGCCGACTCCATGTACGCCGAGTTCAAGGAGCCGCTGTACGCGGCTCCGCCGCTGCTGCAGCGGATGGTGGACGCGGGGCGGCTGGGCCGCAAGACGGGCTCGGGCTTCTACACGTACTCCTGA
- a CDS encoding NUDIX hydrolase: MQWTKLSEQAVYENRWFRVNLADVELPDGRHLDHFLIRLRPVAVATAVNEANEVLLLWRHRFITDSWGWELAAGVVEDGEDIAFAAAREMEEETGWRPGPLRHLLTVEPSNGLTDARHHLYWSEGATYIGPPEDAFESSRREWIPLKLVPDMIARGEVPAANMAAGLLMLHHLRLG; encoded by the coding sequence GTGCAGTGGACGAAGCTGAGTGAGCAAGCCGTCTATGAGAACCGCTGGTTCAGGGTCAATCTGGCGGATGTCGAGTTGCCGGACGGCCGGCATCTCGACCACTTCCTGATCCGGCTCCGCCCGGTCGCCGTCGCGACCGCCGTCAACGAGGCCAACGAGGTGCTGCTGCTGTGGCGGCACCGGTTCATCACCGACAGCTGGGGCTGGGAACTCGCCGCGGGCGTCGTGGAGGACGGTGAGGACATCGCGTTCGCCGCGGCCCGGGAGATGGAGGAGGAGACCGGCTGGCGCCCCGGACCGCTGAGGCATCTGCTGACCGTGGAACCGTCGAACGGGCTCACCGACGCCCGGCACCATCTCTACTGGTCGGAGGGTGCCACCTACATCGGCCCTCCCGAGGACGCCTTCGAGTCCTCGCGCCGTGAGTGGATACCGCTGAAGCTGGTGCCCGACATGATCGCCCGGGGCGAGGTCCCGGCCGCCAACATGGCGGCCGGGCTGCTGATGCTGCACCATCTGCGCCTGGGGTGA
- a CDS encoding DUF1918 domain-containing protein: MEASVGDKLLVHGRVVGQHDRTAEVVEVLGDKGSPPYRVRFEDDGHECLMSPGPDCVVRHRQES; encoded by the coding sequence ATGGAAGCGAGTGTGGGAGACAAGCTGCTCGTGCACGGCCGCGTGGTCGGCCAGCACGACCGGACGGCCGAGGTCGTCGAGGTACTGGGGGACAAGGGCAGCCCGCCCTACCGCGTCCGCTTCGAGGACGACGGTCACGAGTGCCTGATGTCACCCGGCCCCGACTGCGTCGTACGCCACCGCCAGGAGTCCTGA
- a CDS encoding glycoside hydrolase family 10 protein: MTRHMRQITRRGFVTAAGALAALGMAGEAAAAPAHGRRRSCPEEFRGMWVATVANRDWPSRPGLTAARQRAELLAYLDRAVDRRLNTVILQVRPTADALWPSPYEPWSAYLTGVQGRHPGWDPLGTAVTEAHARGLELHAWFNPYRVAGHTDPGRLAANHPARKHPEWVLPYGGKLYYNPGLPEVRAFVQDAMLDAVARYPVDAVHWDDYFYPYPVAGEDFGDDAAYRRYGGGFRDKAAWRRHNIDLLVRETAARIKRIDPGIRFGISPFGVWRNSSTDPLGSATRAGVETYDDLHADTRKWVRQGWIDYVIPQLYWNIGFGAADYAKLVPWWAGVARGTGVDLFIGEALYKAGDPAQPAPWQDPAELSRHLTLARRYPEVRGHCFFAAKEVVTDRIGAMARVVTDHYPTRVRPPR, encoded by the coding sequence ATGACCCGGCACATGAGGCAGATCACCCGGCGGGGGTTCGTCACGGCGGCCGGCGCGCTCGCGGCGCTGGGCATGGCGGGGGAGGCGGCCGCGGCCCCCGCACACGGCCGCCGGCGGAGCTGCCCCGAGGAGTTCCGCGGGATGTGGGTGGCCACGGTCGCCAACCGGGACTGGCCCTCCCGGCCCGGACTGACCGCGGCCCGGCAGCGTGCCGAGCTGCTGGCCTACCTCGACCGCGCGGTGGACCGCCGGCTGAACACGGTGATCCTCCAGGTGCGGCCGACCGCCGACGCGCTGTGGCCGTCCCCGTACGAGCCGTGGTCCGCGTACCTGACCGGCGTGCAGGGGCGGCATCCGGGCTGGGACCCGCTGGGCACCGCCGTGACCGAGGCCCACGCGCGCGGACTGGAGCTGCACGCCTGGTTCAACCCGTACCGGGTCGCCGGCCACACCGACCCGGGCCGGCTGGCGGCGAACCATCCGGCGCGCAAGCACCCCGAATGGGTGCTTCCGTACGGTGGAAAGCTGTACTACAACCCCGGTCTGCCCGAGGTCAGGGCCTTCGTGCAGGACGCGATGCTGGACGCGGTCGCCCGCTACCCGGTCGACGCCGTCCACTGGGACGACTACTTCTACCCCTATCCGGTGGCCGGGGAGGACTTCGGCGACGACGCGGCGTACCGGCGGTACGGCGGGGGGTTCCGGGACAAGGCCGCGTGGCGGCGCCACAACATCGATCTGCTGGTGCGGGAGACCGCCGCGCGCATCAAGCGCATCGACCCCGGGATCCGCTTCGGTATCAGCCCGTTCGGGGTCTGGCGGAACTCCTCCACCGACCCGCTCGGCTCCGCCACGCGAGCGGGTGTGGAGACCTACGACGACCTGCACGCCGACACCCGGAAATGGGTCCGCCAGGGCTGGATCGACTATGTGATCCCGCAGTTGTACTGGAACATCGGGTTCGGCGCCGCCGACTACGCGAAGCTGGTGCCGTGGTGGGCCGGTGTGGCCCGGGGCACCGGTGTGGATCTGTTCATCGGCGAGGCGCTCTACAAGGCCGGCGACCCCGCTCAGCCCGCCCCCTGGCAGGATCCGGCCGAGCTGTCCCGTCACCTCACCCTGGCCCGCCGCTACCCGGAGGTGCGCGGCCACTGCTTCTTCGCGGCGAAGGAAGTCGTCACGGACCGGATCGGCGCCATGGCCAGAGTGGTGACCGACCACTACCCGACCCGGGTCCGGCCGCCGCGCTGA